A region of Silurus meridionalis isolate SWU-2019-XX chromosome 15, ASM1480568v1, whole genome shotgun sequence DNA encodes the following proteins:
- the si:dkey-183i3.9 gene encoding uncharacterized protein C11orf87 homolog has protein sequence MSFRTTESWRCVNSTCAEKVEPFPPPLSSTFALILLGAAIVGVVALSLATHHCHKGKMKRRKIQRAQEEYERDQLSPVPPARKADRCVIVRPAAGPTEPPHVRQHNAAAFSAHTGAVEAGVLEAVAVSL, from the coding sequence ATGAGTTTCAGGACCACGGAGAGTTGGCGCTGCGTTAACAGCACTTGCGCAGAGAAAGTTGAGCCCTTCCCGCCGCCGCTCTCCTCCACCTTCGCCCTTATTCTCCTCGGCGCGGCGATCGTCGGCGTCGTGGCGCTCTCTCTCGCCACGCACCACTGCCACAAAGGCAAGATGAAGAGACGGAAGATCCAACGAGCCCAGGAGGAATACGAGAGGGATCAGCTCAGCCCTGTGCCGCCAGCGAGAAAAGCGGATCGCTGCGTGATCGTGCGTCCTGCCGCCGGACCCACCGAACCTCCGCATGTCCGTCAGCATAATGCCGCCGCTTTTTCCGCGCACACCGGAGCTGTGGAGGCCGGAGTCCTCGAGGCTGTAGCTGTATCACTATAA